A stretch of the Panicum virgatum strain AP13 chromosome 9N, P.virgatum_v5, whole genome shotgun sequence genome encodes the following:
- the LOC120689551 gene encoding myosin-binding protein 1-like, protein MSAKTGSGSEDCFWHRFWPMLSYACGELCVIILLYVAALASYAATRLARICGLKVPCIFCTRLDHALHGKAWFSVDWVCAAHRSEVSSLAYCKSHDQLARSDDLCKTCLLACSSSRSRSRGLCSCCSELFKNTHNAQKHSEAAKAVESWDNVSRLEKTNPRSHVYASDSTVAMTPRVVPEQVPADHPKEKAFVVGIEEHHESDGQSRKDSGPSAHAGTAKPATYRSAAPTCIAVDRNTSVKNVLASRVNLTSPRPSEIISARDSNSTTQQEVKALLSQMSSVRGLDSSSSEGTPRPGINVQTEESNPTSKKPSLESNYSVLEPSDGSLTDDIEGESSLENVKKQLELNKKSMAALYKELEEERSASAVAASQTMAMINRLQEEKAAMQMEALQYLRMMEQQADHDHEAIQNLHDLLTEREKELLDMDAELANCRRLLESEPFNGARIDATDTIGDRNLASEFMNGLDFVRSTMSCFEDEKAYILESLGRLEENLGISTNRLASDDAKISREDILFEDHTRADGRYRENSLLDEHMSGESTSDQQHGGHEMVKDNKDTKCSCSPSHNDNMGGVASLKNEISLLNTRLMALEVDQEFLKQVLSSLQCGSDGLRCIQEITSHLAELRRVAIQ, encoded by the exons ATGTCTGCGAAAACCGGCTCAGGGTCAGAGGACTGCTTCTGGCACCGGTTCTGGCCCATGCTGTCATACGCTTGCGGCGAGCTTTGTGTGATCATACTGCTGTATGTGGCGGCTCTGGCATCATACGCCGCGACAAGGCTGGCGCGCATCTGCGGGCTCAAGGTGCCATGCATCTTCTGCACGAGGCTGGACCATGCCCTCCATGGCAAGGCATGGTTCTCTGTGGATTGGGTTTGCGCCGCGCATCGCTCGGAAGTCTCATCTTTGGCTTACTGCAAGAGCCACGACCAGCTTGCACGCTCTGATGATCTCTGCAAAACATGCCTCCTTGCATGCTCTAGCTCCAGATCGAGGTCAAGAGGGTTGTGTTCTTGCTGCTCGGAGCTGTTCAAGAATACCCACAATGCTCAGAAGCATTCCGAAGCTGCCAAAGCTGTGGAGTCTTGGGATAATGTATCTCGTTTGGAGAAGACTAATCCTAGGAGCCATGTTTATGCAAGTGACAGCACTGTTGCTATGACACCCAGGGTTGTGCCTGAACAAGTCCCTGCAGATCATCCAAAAGAGAAGG CTTTTGTCGTGGGTATTGAGGAACACCATGAATCAGATGGACAGTCTAGAAAGGACAGCGGTCCTTCTGCACATGCTGGGACAGCAAAGCCAGCAACATATAGGTCTGCTGCACCAACATGCATTGCTGTCGACCGCAACACCAGTGTAAAAAATGTGCTCGCGTCTAGGGTCAACTTGACATCTCCTCGGCCATCAGAAATCATCTCTGCCAGGGACAGCAATTCAACAACTCAGCAAGAAGTGAAGGCACTCCTTTCCCAGATGTCTTCTGTTAGGGGCCTTGACAGTTCTTCGAGTGAAGGCACTCCTAGGCCTGGTATCAATGTTCAGACTGAAGAAAGCAATCCTACGAGCAAGAAGCCATCTCTTGAGAGTAATTATTCTGTGCTGGAACCTTCAGACGGGAGCCTCACTGATGATATCGAAGGGGAAAGTTCTCTTGAGAATGTAAAGAAGCAACTCGAGCTCAACAAGAAGTCAATGGCTGCTCTTTACAAAGAGCTTGAGGAGGAACGGAGCGCTTCAGCAGTTGCGGCTAGCCAGACGATGGCCATGATCAATAGATTGCAGGAGGAAAAGGCTGCAATGCAGATGGAAGCACTGCAATACCTGAGGATGATGGAACAGCAAGCTGACCATGACCACGAAGCAATACAGAATCTACATGATTTGCTTACAGAGAGGGAGAAAGAATTACTCGACATGGATGCTGAACTTGCAAACTGCCGGAGGCTCCTAGAGAGCGAACCATTCAATGGTGCACGAATTGACGCCACTGACACAATAGGTGACAGGAATCTAGCATCTGAATTCATGAATGGCCTGGATTTTGTGAGGAGCACCATGTCATGTTTCGAAGATGAAAAGGCATATATTTTAGAATCCTTGGGCAGATTGGAGGAAAATCTCGGCATTTCCACAAACAGACTTGCTTCTGATGATGCCAAAATCAGTCGAGAGGACATACTGTTTGAAGATCATACAAGAGCTGATGGCCGGTACAGGGAGAATTCTCTGTTGGATGAACACATGAGTGGCGAATCAACTTCAGATCAGCAACATGGAGGACATGAAATGGTCAAGGACAACAAGGATACTAAATGTTCATGTTCTCCTTCACACAATGACAATATGGGTGGTGTAGCAAGTCTTAAGAATGAAATTTCGCTGTTGAATACAAGACTGATGGCACTTGAAGTTGATCAGGAGTTTCTCAAGCAGGTATTGAGTTCCCTCCAATGTGGCAGTGATGGGCTGCGGTGTATACAGGAGATAACCAGCCATTTAGCAGAGCTGCGAAGAGTTGCAATTCAGTGA
- the LOC120689549 gene encoding flowering locus K homology domain-like isoform X4: protein MAKMQSSSKEQEVHKVAGKSREQSPLKQGSVDDEDSGSTTPSAGENRYPGWPGTSVFRMLIPSHKVGAIIGHKGERVRRLCEETKACVRIIGGHLCAAEQAVIIFGKEQPDAPLPPAMDALLRVYQQTIKDDDLDLGSNSTIVTRILTPSEQATSLIGEQGVMISSIMQSSQTNIRVLDGDLPPVALEEDKVIEIWGLPAGVHKALELVASHLRKYLVDRSVIPLFDHHVPMPILHTDMPPCHYIDHPDGPVHAVSPGYHSVCAEDFHCELWSDTSYLRVRHPIESLLHADAFEHRWETSTSFRRYRSVTPPNHARSAYWPKASSPMEAYHSAPMKLHSHCNLIHGWHATPISPTASVERIRSLISVYGQQAHPQRQTYQSDEMCKHPRFGKSLHVSEAHPTRVSPSDATELPPNTGISACGREASPPFRMRPPTTVENLLHCRVSACGPEAPQHQTPPSSTSWSAAVSSQVKKKMQVPIFYAEAVIGPSGERIEYIRRTSRSSILINNSEESIMSIEITGSAATDVLTAEQLIKNFMAEAAAASPGHSFNFIPSYLPASRSPIANILTTEKSSVTLPEQRLQMIY, encoded by the exons ATGGCTAAGATGCAGTCAAGTTCCAAGGAGCAAGAGGTTCATAAAGTGGCAGGCAAATCCCGTGAGCAGAGTCCCCTGAAACAAGGGTCTGTTGATGATGAAGACTCTGGTAGTACCACCCCCTCTGCTGGTGAAAACAGGTATCCTGGTTGGCCTGGAACCAGTGTCTTCAGGATGCTGATTCCTTCACATAAAGTCGGTGCGATAATTGGCCACAAAGGAGAAAGGGTTAGAAGGCTGTGTGAGGAAACAAAAGCCTGTGTCCGAATTATAGGTGGCCATCTTTGTGCGGCAGAGCAAGCT GTAATAATTTTCGGAAAGGAGCAGCCTGATGCGCCATTACCTCCGGCCATGGATGCACTACTAAGAGTATATCAGCAAACaattaaagatgatgatttAGATTTGGGATCCAATAGTACAATTGTGACACGGATTCTTACACCAAGTGAACAGGCAACAAGCCTTATTGGTGAGCAGGGTGTGATGATAAGTTCAATCATGCAATCTTCTCAAACCAATATCCGTGTCCTTG ATGGTGACCTGCCGCCTGTTGCACTGGAAGAAGATAAGGTTATTGAAATATGGGGACTGCCTGCAGGAGTGCATAAGGCTTTGGAACTTGTTGCTTCTCATCTGAGGAAGTATCTGGTTGATCGGAGTGTCATCCCATTGTTTGACCATCAT GTCCCTATGCCAATATTGCACACGGACATGCCTCCATGCCACTACATTGACCATCCTGATGGCCCTGTGCACGCAGTTAGTCCAGGCTATCACTCTGTATGTGCTGAAGATTTTCATTGTGAACTATGGAGTGACACTTCCTATTTGAGGGTCAGGCATCCTATCGAAAGTCTTCTACATGCTGATGCATTTGAACACAGATGGGAGACATCTACATCATTCAGGCGATATCGATCGGTTACACCACCAAACCATGCTAGAAGTGCATATTGGCCAAAAGCATCTTCACCTATGGAGGCATATCATTCAGCTCctatgaaattacattcacactGCAACCTCATACATGGATGGCATGCAACTCCAATTAGTCCAACAGCTTCTGTTGAAAGAATTCGCTCCCTTATATCTGTGTATGGACAACAAGCACATCCACAGAGACAGACATATCAATCAGATGAAATGTGTAAACATCCACGCTTTGGAAAATCTTTACATGTAAGTGAAGCTCATCCAACCAGGGTGTCTCCATCAGATGCAACTGAACTACCTCCAAATACTGGTATTTCTGCATGTGGACGAGAAGCATCTCCACCCTTCAGGATGCGTCCACCAACTACTGTGGAAAATCTTCTACACTGTCGTGTATCTGCATGTGGGCCAGAAGCACCACAACATCAGACTCCGCCTTCATCAACCAGTTGGTCTGCAGCAGTTTCTTCTCAG GTTAAGAAGAAGATGCAAGTTCCAATATTCTATGCTGAAGCTGTAATTGGCCCATCTGGTGAAAGAATTGAATATATTCGTCGTACCAGTAGGTCGAGCATTTTGATAAACAATTCCGAGGAGAGCATAATGTCTATTGAGATCACTGGAAGTGCTGCAACAGATGTTCTTACTGCAGAACAGCTGATTAAG AACTTTATGGCTGAAGCAGCTGCTGCCTCCCCTGGTCATAGTTTCAACTTCATTCCATCATATTTGCCAGCATCCAGATCTCCCATTGCTAATATTCTTACTACTGAGAAAAGCAGTGTCACTTTGCCAGAACAGCGCCTGCAAATGATATACTGA